A stretch of Vigna angularis cultivar LongXiaoDou No.4 chromosome 4, ASM1680809v1, whole genome shotgun sequence DNA encodes these proteins:
- the LOC108342632 gene encoding probable calcium-binding protein CML41: protein MASPKGLLFFYKNLFKMITFPCLTTPRPKPLPAPAPLIGPSGPKDDKGLKDVFDHLDVDKDGKISSNELTDYFTSVGESVSHKVAERVINEFDSDGDELLDFGDFEKLMKQDESKEVEDVLRSAFEMFEVEKGCGCITPKGLQQMLRQLGDVKSHDECVAMIRPFDLDGNGFLDFHEFQQMMSPT, encoded by the coding sequence ATGGCATCTCCCAAAGGGCTATTATTCTTCTACAAAAACTTGTTCAAGATGATAACCTTTCCATGTCTGACTACTCCCAGGCCCAAACCATTACCGGCACCTGCACCTCTTATTGGGCCTTCCGGCCCAAAAGACGATAAAGGGCTGAAAGACGTTTTCGATCACTTGGACGTTGACAAAGATGGGAAGATCTCCAGCAATGAACTAACGGATTACTTTACGTCGGTTGGCGAGTCCGTGAGTCATAAAGTGGCGGAGAGAGTGATAAACGAGTTTGACTCGGACGGTGACGAGTTGCTGGATTTCGGTGACTTTGAAAAACTGATGAAGCAAGATGAGAGTAAGGAGGTGGAGGATGTTCTACGAAGCGCGTTCGAGATGTTCGAGGTTGAGAAAGGGTGTGGCTGCATAACGCCAAAGGGGTTGCAACAAATGTTGCGGCAACTGGGAGATGTCAAGTCGCATGATGAGTGCGTGGCCATGATTCGACCCTTCGATCTTGACGGCAATGGCTTCCTTGATTTTCACGAATTTCAGCAGATGATGTCCCCAACTTGA